The genomic region GGAAAGATGCCCAGCCAGATTCTCGCGTTCTGGGTGAACGGCGTGCTCTATGACGCGGGGCTGAAGGACGGGCACATAGTCTCGGAGCTGGCCAAGAACGGCGTAAAGGCTTCCGACGTTACGACGATCCTAATCACACACCTTCACCCTGACCACTTCGGCGGGCTCGTCGACGCTGAGGGCAGAGCTGCTTTCCCGAAAGCTGACGTGTTCGTCTCGAAGCCGGAATATGACTACTGGGTCAGCGAGCTGAAGAACGGGAATGTGATTAACACGCTGAAACTCTACCCTGTTCACACGTTCATGTTCGGCGACGAAGTTATACCCGGCGTGCGGGCAATGGACACCAGCGGGCACACTCCCGGGCACGTGAGCTACCTTGTCGACGACAGCCTGATTATCGCCGGAGACATCATGCACTTCCCGGAGATTCAGCTTCCTGCTCCTGATGTATCTGTGAGGTACGACGTTGACCCGGCAAAGGCCGCGCAGTCGCGAAAATTCCTGCTGGATTATGCGGCGTGGAAGAAAGTACCTGTCGCCGGAATGCACATAACCCCTCCAGGCGTGATTAACGTCAGGAAGTCAGGGGAAGGCTACGAGACGTTCTAGCGATGACTATGTTTTATGGGCTGGTACTGTTCCTGCTGGGACTGGCGGCGGGGCTGTCGCTGTACCTCGTGAAGCGCGGTGCTGACGATGACGCTGATGACGACGGCGGCGAGTACATCTCCACAGC from Synergistaceae bacterium harbors:
- a CDS encoding MBL fold metallo-hydrolase, which codes for MLKFITALLLAAVMVQGASASVISLVDVQGESDTALLVGANEDLTAKYYPDGKMPSQILAFWVNGVLYDAGLKDGHIVSELAKNGVKASDVTTILITHLHPDHFGGLVDAEGRAAFPKADVFVSKPEYDYWVSELKNGNVINTLKLYPVHTFMFGDEVIPGVRAMDTSGHTPGHVSYLVDDSLIIAGDIMHFPEIQLPAPDVSVRYDVDPAKAAQSRKFLLDYAAWKKVPVAGMHITPPGVINVRKSGEGYETF